GCGGCGAGCACCCGCGGCCTGCCGAACCTCTCCAGTAGTCGCGGCACCCGGACGGCGAAGACGAAGTTGACCAGCGTCATCGGCAGGAAGGAGAGCCCGGCCTGCAATGGTGTCCAGTGGTAGACACTCTGTACGAACTGCGCGGTGAAGAAGAAGAAACCCATCATCGCGCCCATGTAGAGCATCCGGGTGACGTAGGCGCCGCTGCGCTCCCGGCTCGCGAACAGCCGCAACGGAACGATCGGCTGCGCGGCCCGCCGCTCCACCTGCACGAACAGGCCCAGCATCACCGCACCGGCCCCCAGGGGGAGCAGGGTGGCAGAAGCCGTCCAGCCGTGGTCGGCCGCATCGACGATCCCCAGGACCAGGGCGGTCGAGCCCAGCGTCGCCAGCAGAGCCCCGGTGATGTCGAAGCGGCCCCGTCGGCGGTCGGTCTCGGGCAGGAACCGCAGGGCCAGCACCATCATCACGATGCCGATCGGCACGTTGAGGAAGAACCCGGCCCGCCACGAGACCAGGTCGGCGACGAGCCCCCCGACGACCAGGCCGAAGGCCGCACCGAGACCGGCCACAGCACTGTAGGCGGCCATGGCCCGGTTGCGGGCCCGGCCCTCGGCGAAACTGCGCGTGAGCAGAGACAGCGCGGAGGGAGCCAGCACCGCCGCCCCGACGCCCTGGAGCGCCCGGGCGGCGATCAGCCACCAAGCGGTCTGCGCGGCGCCCACCAGGAGCGAGGCCAGCGAGAAGGCGATCAGCGAGAACAGGAAGACCCTGCGGTGTCCGAACAGGTCACCGGCTCGCGCGCCCAGGAGCAGCAGCCCGCCGAAGACCAGGACGTAGGCATTGGTGATCCAGGACAGGCCGGTTTCGGAGAAGCCCATGTCGGACCGGATCTGCGGCAGCCCGGTGAACACGATGGAGTTGTCCAGGATGACCATGAAGTAGCTGACGCAGATGATCGCGAGGATCAGTGTCGAGCGGGCCGGGGCCCCGCGCTGCTCGCACCGGTCCCGGCGCGTCGGCGGAGACGGCGTGGTGACCCCTGCGTCACTCGGCACACGGGTGGTGCCCGGACGGCTCGGGTCGGCGACGTGCCCGGCACGGACGTCGCCGGCCTCGCATGTGGGTGCTGCGCGCACGGTGTTCCTTCGAGTCGGCTGTGAGTTCAGGCCCGGTCTCGGACCGCCAGTTCTGGCCTTCCCCAGGTAACTGCACGTCGGCCCACGAGTGGGAGTCACTGCTCTTCCAGGTACTAGCAGTACCTCGCAGGCCGGCTCGGACAGACCTAACGTGAAGGTCTCGGCACGACACACAGGACGATCAAAAGGAGGTCGCAGTGCCCCCGGCCCCGGCATCCACACCAGCCCGTCGGCTGAGCCGCACCGTCTGTCCCGCGCCGCCCTCCCGCTTCGGCGACGTCCTTCGCGACGGCGCACGGGCCCGGCTCGGGGCGAGCACGCTCCACACCGATCCGCGCCCGCCGCTGTCCGCCGTAGGCGCGGCCGACGACAACACCAGGATCTGAGCATGGCCGACAGCACCAAGAAGGACCTCGCCGCCGAAGTGCGCGAGTTCCTGAGCACCCGACGGGCGCGGCTCACCCCGCAGCAGGCCGGGCTCCCGGTCTACGGCGGACAGCGACGCGTGGCGGGGCTGCGTCGCGAGGAGGTCGCCCTGCTCGCCGGAATGAGTGTGGACTACTACGTCCGGCTCGAGCGCGGGAACCTCAGCGGTGCCTCGGACTCGGTGCTCGAAGCCCTCGCGCACGCACTGCAACTCGACGAGGCCGAGCGCACCCACCTCTACGACCTGGCCCGGGCGGCGGCACCGTCGGGCCGACGCCCCACGGCGACCGCCTCCCGGGTACGGCCGACGATCCTGCGCCTGCTCGACTCCATGGCCGAGGTGCCGGCCTACGTACGCAACGCCCGCTTCGACATCCTGGCCGCCAACACCCTGGGGCGGGCACTGTACGCGCCGGTCTACGACTCACCGCTGTTCGCGCAACGCGGGCCGGTCAACAGCGCCCGCTTCATGTTCCTGGACCCCGCGAGCAGGGAATTCTGGGCCGACTGGGACAAGGGGGCCGACGACGCGGTCGCCTTCCTGCGCACCGAGACCGGCCGCGCACCGCACGACAGGGCGCTGACCGACCTGGTCGGGGAGCTGACCACCAGGAGCGACGACTTCGCACGCCGCTGGGCCCGCCACGACGTGAAGTTCCACCGCTCGGGCGTGAAGAACCTGCACCATCCGCTGGTCGGCGATCTCGCCCTGCCCTGGGAGGCGATGGACCTGCCGTCCGACCCTGGACTCCGCCTCAACTTCTACACACCCGAACCGGACTCCCGGGAGCAGGAGGCTCTCGGCCTCCTCGCCAGCTGGGCGGGCACCGGCACCGTCGTGCCCTCCCGGAACGACTGACCACCCTCGATCGAGGAGAACCACTTCATGCAGTACCGACCGCTCGGCCGCACAGGCGTCCAGGTCAGCCCGCTCTGCCTGGGCGCGATGATGTTCGGCCCCTGGGGCAACGAGGACGAAGCCGACTCGATCCGGATCATCCACCGCGCCCTCGACGCGGGTATCAACTTCGTCGACACCGCTGACGTGTACTCCGCCGGCGTCTCCGAAGAGATCGTCGGCAAGGCGCTCAAGGACCGACGCGAGGACGTCTTCCTGGCGACCAAGTTCTTCATGCCGATGGACCAGGACGACCCCAACCAGCGAGGCGGCTCACGGCGCTGGATCATCCGCGAGGTCGAGAACTCCCTGCGGCGGCTCGGCACCGACCACATCGACCTCTACCAGGTACACCGACCCAGCCAGGACACGGACGTGGCAGAGACCCTCGGCGCCCTCTCCGACTTGGTGCATCAGGGCAAGATCCGCTACATCGGCTCCTCGTCCTACTCCGGCTCCCAGATCGTCGAGGCCCAGTGGACCTCGCGGGAGTGGCGCCTGGAGCGGTTCGTGACCGAGCAGCCGCCGTACTCGATCCTGGTCCGGGGTATCGAGGAGGACGTGCTCCCCACCGTGCGCCGTCACGGCATGGGCACGCTCACCTACAGTCCGCTCTCCGGCGGGTGGCTCTCCGGCCGCTACCGCAAGAACGCCTCCGAGGGCCCAGCCTCCGCGGCGCGCCCCCAGGCCCGGTTCGACATGAGCACCCCCGCCAACCAGCGCAAACTCGACGCCGTCGAACAGCTCGCCGTCCTGGCGGAGAAGGCCGGTCTCACCCTGATCGAGCTGGCCGTCGCCTTCGTCATCAACCACCCCGGCGTCACCTCGGCGATCATCGGCCCGCGCACCATGGAGCAGCTGGAGGCGTTCCTGCCCGCCGCCGACGTCACACTGTCTTCCGACGTGCTCGACGCCATCGACGAGATCGTCGCCCCCGGAGTCACGGTCAACCCCGTCGACAACAGCTACGGAGACTTCGAGCTGCGGGCTGACCAGCGGCGGCGCTGACGTGACCCGGCTCGGCCGGTCATGGTCGATCGAGTCGGGTCACCGTGACGGCATACCGGCGGAGTGATCGGCCCTGGGGCTGTGCCCCGCTCGACCGCCCACTCTCGTGACCGAGCCTTGTCTCCCCGCCCCTGCACGCGCGGCGGGCAGGGGCCGCGCCGCGCAGTAGGTCGGCATGCGGCGTGACCGCTGCCCGGCGTGACGCTCATCTGACGCTCTGGGCGTCCGATCGCTCCCGAGAGAGTCAAAAAATGCGCTCTGACCTGCGAGTTTATCGAACCCTCCTGGGGTGACGTGTTTCCGATGACTCATCATGTGGACTGTCTTGCCGCCTCGGCTTCCTAGGGTGGCTGGTGACTCCCGTGCCCGGCCGCGATGCTGGCGAGACCGTGACCGGAACCCGGGGGCCGTGCTGCCGGGCTGTGGCTCAGGCGTCGATGATGACGGGGATGATGAGGGGCTTGCGGCGGTGGGTGCGGAACGCCCGGATGACCGGCTCGAAGGTGGTGTCGTCGTGGACGAAGCCGCGGGCCAGGAAGTCGGGGGCCTCGGCGAGGGCGCCGGTGTCCGCGTCGACGATCGCCACCACCGTGACGACCCCTTCCTCCGCGAGGGTGAGGCGGTCCTTGAGGGAGGCTTCGGTAGCGCCGCCGACTTCCATGCCGTCCACATAGACGTTGCCGACGGGGACCTTGCCGGTGATCGACGCACGCCCGTCGACGAGGTCGACGACGACACCGTCCTCGGCGATCATGACCCGGTCGGGGTCGACACCGGTACGGATGGCGAGGTCGCCGTTGGCCCGCAGATGGCGCCATTCGCCGTGCACGGGCATGACGTTGCGGGGTTTGACGATGTTGTAGCAGTAGACGAGTTCGCTGGCGCTGGCGAGACCGGAGACGTGCACCATGGCGTTGCCCTTGTGGACGACGTGGGCGCCCCACCGGGCGAGTCCGTTGATGACCCGGTAGATGGCGTTCTCGTTGCCGGGGATGAGGGAGCTGGCGAGCAGAACGGTGTCGCCCTTGCCGATGCGGATGACCTGGTCGGGGTTGGCCATCCGTGACAGCGCGGCCATCGGTTCGCCCTGGGAGCCGGTGCACACCAGAGCGATCTTGTGGTCCGGGAGCTTCTCCAGCTCCTTGGTGCTCACGATCAGACCGGACGGGACCTTCAGGTAGCCGAGGTCACGGGCGATGCCCATGTTGCGGACCATCGACCGGCCGACGAAGGCGACCACACGGCTGTCCGGCTGTCCGTCAATGCCGGTCACGAGTGAACGAAAAGTCAACTCATTGTCAGCCCGTCCAGGCCAGGTTGAGCGCCGCTTCGTTCGAAGCCATCCGGCAGTGATCGAGTCATGCCGTTGTGCCGGGATCGATGGGACGGTTGCGCAGTGCCGTCCCGGACGGGGGTCTGACTCATGAGATCTATGACCGAAGTGTCCAGTCACGGGCTTGTCGACTGTCAGTTCGGGATGGCGCCTGCTGGTACCGAGCCACAGGGCGTGTCCCAATAGGGGCCTTGCCGACGATCAGGCGCCATCACAGTTCAGACCGCCCGAGCAGGCCGGTGCCATTCACCCCAGCCAGCACGTCACCACGTGGGAGGCGAACCATTATGACGACCCGACAGCGCAGCACCTCCTCGAGCACGGATCCTCCCGTTCGGCGCGAGGTCATCCTGGGCGTGGACACGCACGGTGAGGTGCACGTCGCCGCCGTGATCTCCTCGCTGGGGAAGATCTTGGGCACCGAGTCCTTTCCGGCCACGGCGGCCGGCTACCGCCAGCTGCTCGTCTGGGCCCGCAAGCGGGGGACGGTGCGCCGGGCCGGGGTGGAGGGCACCGGCACCTTCGGCGCAGGCTTGTCTCGCTACCTGCTGGCTCAGCAGATCCAGGTGTTCGAAGTGAACCGGCCCGACCGTACGGCCCGTCGGCTGCTGGGGAAGTCCGACCCGCTGGACGCGCAGGCCGCCGCGCGGGCCGTGCTCAGCGGTCGCGCCCAGGCCCAAGCCAAGTCCGGCGACGGTCCGGTGCACAGTGCCCGGTTGTTCAAGCTGGCCAAGGACTCCGCGGTCAAGGCTCGAACTCAGGCGATCAACCAGCTTAAGGCTGTCCTGGTCATCGCTGATCCCGCCCTGCGGGAGGAGCTGTCCAGCCTGGGCAATGCCGAGCTGTTCCGCACCTGCGCGCGCCTCGCCCCGCTCGATGGTGGGGGAGATGAGGACGCGGTGGCCCAGGCCACCCACATGACGTTGCGCATGCTCGCGGAGCGTATCGAACAGCTCACCGCTCAGATCGACGAGCTGAATCAACGTTTGACCCGGCTCGTCGAACGCCACGCCCCACAGTTACTCGCACCGGTGGGCATCGGCCCGGACAGCGCAGTCACTCTCTTGATCACCATGGGGGATAACCCTGAGCGTCTGAACACCGAGGCGTCCTTTGCTGCCCTTTGCGGAGTCAGCCCCATCGAGTACTCCTCCGGTCGTCGGAGCACACGCCGGCTCAACTACGGCGGCGACCGCCAGGCCAACGCCGCCCTGCATCGCATCGTGTTCACCCGGCTACGTCACGACCCCCGCACCCAGGCGTACTACTAACGCCGCACCCAGGAGGGCAAGACCCGGCGTGAGATCATCCGATGCCTCAAGCGATACGCAGCCCGCGAGGTCTTCAACCTGGTCAGACAGGTGTCCAGCACCCCCGCGTTATAGGGGCGTCTGTGAGACGTGAGAGGGTCTGGGGCGTGAGTGAGACACCGTCGAACACCCTGCAATACCGCTTTGACGGGCCAGAAGAGGCTCCCGTCCTGATCTTGGGTCCCTCACTGGGTACCACATGGCACATGTGGGACCGCCAGGTCCCGGAGCTGGTCAAGCAGTGGCGCATCTTCCGGTTCGACCTGCCGGGGCACGGCGGCGCGCCCGCCTACCCGGCGGGCTCCGTCCGCGATCTCACCGACCGGCTGCTCGCCACGCTCGACCAGTTCGGCGTGCAGCGCTTCGGCTACGCGGGCTGCGCGCTGGGCGGCGCGGTCGGCATCGAGCTGGCGTTGCGCCACCCGGAGCGGCTCGCCTCGCTCGCGCTGATCGCCGCCTCACCCCGCTTCGGCACGGCCGACGAGTTCCGCCAGCGCGGGGTGATCGTACGGACGAACGGGCTCGATCCCATTGCCCGCACATCGCCCGAGCGCTGGTTCACCTCCGGGTTCGCCGCCGCCCAGCCCGCGATCACCGAGTGGGCCGTGCAGATGGTGCGCACCACCGACCCGGGCTGCTACATCGCGGCCTGCGAGGCGCTCGCCGCGTTCGACGTACGGGCCGACCTCGCGAGGGTCGGCGTGCCGACCCTCGTCCTCGTCGGCTCCGACGACCAGGTCACCGGCCCCGCCGAGGCCCGCACCCTGGTCGCGGGCATTCCGGACGCCCGGCTCGCCGTCGTGCCCGGCGCCTCCCACCTGGTACCGGTCGAGCAGCCCGCGGCCGTCACCGACCTGCTGGTCAGACACTTCTCCACCGCCTGGCAGCCCGCCTTCGACTCGGCCACGGGCCAGACGGCGATCCCCGCGACCCCGCTCCAGCCGGTCCTGACGGCCGCGCCGCCGCAACCGGTGCCGATCGCCGAGATCGCCCCGGCCGCCCCCGCCCCCGCCCCCCAGTCAGGGACTCGCCCCGACCCGTACGACGCCGGCATCAAGGTGCGCCGTGAGGTGCTCGGCGACGCGCACGTCGACCGGGCCCTCGCGCAGGCCGACGAGTTCTCCGGCGACTTCCAGGAGTTCATCACCCGCTACGCCTGGGGCGAGATCTGGGACCGGCCCGGCCTCGACCGCCGCTCGCGCAGCTGCGTCACCCTCACCGCCCTCGTCGCGGGCGGACATCTGGACGAGCTCGCCTTCCACACCCGGGCCGCCCTGCGCAACGGCCTCACTCCGTCAGAGATCAAGGAGGTGCTCCTCCAGGCGGCCGTGTACTGCGGTGTCCCGGCGGCCAACAGCGCCTTCAAGGTGGCCCAGCAGGTGATCCGCGAGGAGACCACCCCCGCCGAGTGAGGCGGCGCCTCGCCGAGGGGCAGGATGGACCCATGAAGCTCACGAAGATGTCGCACTCCTGTGTCCGTCTGGAGAAGGACGGACAGACGCTCGTCCTCGACCCCGGCGCCTTCAGCGAGGAGGACGCCGCCCTCGGCGCGGACGCGATCCTCGTCACGCACGAACACCCCGACCACTTCAGCGAGGAGCGGCTGCGGACGGCCCTGGACGCCAACCCGGCCGCAGAGATCTGGACGCTGAAGTCGGTCGCCGAGAAGATCTCGACCGCTTTCCCGGGCCGCGTGCACACCGTCGGCCACGGTGACACCTTCACCGCCGCCGGTTTCGACGTCCAGGTCCACGGCGAACTGCACGCCGTGATCCACCCGGACATCCCGCGCATCACCAACGTCGGCTATCTCGTCGACGGCGGCCGGATCTTCCACCCCGGCGACGCCCTCACCGTCCCCGACCACGCCGTCGAGACGCTGATGCTTCCCGTCATGGCCCCCTGGAGCAAGATCTCCGAGGTCATCGACTACGTCCGTGAGGTCAAGCCCCAGCGCGCCTACGACATCCACGACGCCCTTCTCACCGACCTCGCCCGCCCGATCTACGACAACCAGATCGGCGCCCTCGGCGGCGCGGAGCACCTGCGGCTGCAGCCGAGGGAGAGCACGGCACTCTGAGTGTCAGTGCCGCCCGGTAGGTTGTCGGGCATGCGCATCGCGACCTGGAACGTCAACTCGATCACCGCCCGTCTCCCGAGGCTGCTGGCCTGGCTGGAGAGCACCGGCACCGATGTGCTGTGCCTCCAGGAGGCCAAGATCGCCGAGGAGCAGTTCCCGTTCGACCAGCTGCGCGAGGCGGGTTACGAGGCGGCGGTGCACGCGACCGGCCGGTGGAACGGCGTGGCGGTGATCTCCCGAGTGGGCCTGGAGGACGTCGTCAAGGGCCTGGCGGGCGACCCGGGCTACGACGGCGCCCCGGAGCCCCGCGCCATCTCCGCGACCTGCGGCCCGGTCCG
This portion of the Streptomyces canus genome encodes:
- a CDS encoding helix-turn-helix transcriptional regulator, translated to MADSTKKDLAAEVREFLSTRRARLTPQQAGLPVYGGQRRVAGLRREEVALLAGMSVDYYVRLERGNLSGASDSVLEALAHALQLDEAERTHLYDLARAAAPSGRRPTATASRVRPTILRLLDSMAEVPAYVRNARFDILAANTLGRALYAPVYDSPLFAQRGPVNSARFMFLDPASREFWADWDKGADDAVAFLRTETGRAPHDRALTDLVGELTTRSDDFARRWARHDVKFHRSGVKNLHHPLVGDLALPWEAMDLPSDPGLRLNFYTPEPDSREQEALGLLASWAGTGTVVPSRND
- a CDS encoding MFS transporter, with translation MRAAPTCEAGDVRAGHVADPSRPGTTRVPSDAGVTTPSPPTRRDRCEQRGAPARSTLILAIICVSYFMVILDNSIVFTGLPQIRSDMGFSETGLSWITNAYVLVFGGLLLLGARAGDLFGHRRVFLFSLIAFSLASLLVGAAQTAWWLIAARALQGVGAAVLAPSALSLLTRSFAEGRARNRAMAAYSAVAGLGAAFGLVVGGLVADLVSWRAGFFLNVPIGIVMMVLALRFLPETDRRRGRFDITGALLATLGSTALVLGIVDAADHGWTASATLLPLGAGAVMLGLFVQVERRAAQPIVPLRLFASRERSGAYVTRMLYMGAMMGFFFFTAQFVQSVYHWTPLQAGLSFLPMTLVNFVFAVRVPRLLERFGRPRVLAAGIALTTVGMAWLSRLDLHTPYLTGVALPMVLIGAGQGLALAPLTSSGVDGVTPEDAGAGSGLVNTVHQVGSALSLSILTAVAAAVSTGHAAADIASRSGAALTGSTVLLALAVVTVLTFIVPVRATRNERSL
- a CDS encoding aldo/keto reductase, with amino-acid sequence MQYRPLGRTGVQVSPLCLGAMMFGPWGNEDEADSIRIIHRALDAGINFVDTADVYSAGVSEEIVGKALKDRREDVFLATKFFMPMDQDDPNQRGGSRRWIIREVENSLRRLGTDHIDLYQVHRPSQDTDVAETLGALSDLVHQGKIRYIGSSSYSGSQIVEAQWTSREWRLERFVTEQPPYSILVRGIEEDVLPTVRRHGMGTLTYSPLSGGWLSGRYRKNASEGPASAARPQARFDMSTPANQRKLDAVEQLAVLAEKAGLTLIELAVAFVINHPGVTSAIIGPRTMEQLEAFLPAADVTLSSDVLDAIDEIVAPGVTVNPVDNSYGDFELRADQRRR
- the pcaDC gene encoding bifunctional 3-oxoadipate enol-lactonase/4-carboxymuconolactone decarboxylase PcaDC, with the translated sequence MSETPSNTLQYRFDGPEEAPVLILGPSLGTTWHMWDRQVPELVKQWRIFRFDLPGHGGAPAYPAGSVRDLTDRLLATLDQFGVQRFGYAGCALGGAVGIELALRHPERLASLALIAASPRFGTADEFRQRGVIVRTNGLDPIARTSPERWFTSGFAAAQPAITEWAVQMVRTTDPGCYIAACEALAAFDVRADLARVGVPTLVLVGSDDQVTGPAEARTLVAGIPDARLAVVPGASHLVPVEQPAAVTDLLVRHFSTAWQPAFDSATGQTAIPATPLQPVLTAAPPQPVPIAEIAPAAPAPAPQSGTRPDPYDAGIKVRREVLGDAHVDRALAQADEFSGDFQEFITRYAWGEIWDRPGLDRRSRSCVTLTALVAGGHLDELAFHTRAALRNGLTPSEIKEVLLQAAVYCGVPAANSAFKVAQQVIREETTPAE
- a CDS encoding MBL fold metallo-hydrolase, translated to MKLTKMSHSCVRLEKDGQTLVLDPGAFSEEDAALGADAILVTHEHPDHFSEERLRTALDANPAAEIWTLKSVAEKISTAFPGRVHTVGHGDTFTAAGFDVQVHGELHAVIHPDIPRITNVGYLVDGGRIFHPGDALTVPDHAVETLMLPVMAPWSKISEVIDYVREVKPQRAYDIHDALLTDLARPIYDNQIGALGGAEHLRLQPRESTAL